Proteins co-encoded in one Burkholderia ambifaria AMMD genomic window:
- a CDS encoding DUF3304 domain-containing protein, which translates to MMTDRFPRYGRRTIQTIALIAVLGLGACDKHPGAVAQQLDLANLPKHYDTLGASSLTLNYTPWYIHQWGIEGPDGSGVTGGGPNVWPAGADGKPSGGGKETCCSDIPTAWQPDLRLTVRWLVDKKQDGKTPGYWYKAENVRIPKYGRVMGGLWAVFLPGDRVRIMVADGQRGDANDPGIRPPDNDPYIAHGAVDQEWNRLYRDGGNAQ; encoded by the coding sequence ATGATGACAGACCGATTTCCCCGTTATGGGCGACGTACGATCCAGACCATCGCCCTTATTGCCGTGCTTGGCCTCGGCGCATGCGACAAGCATCCTGGCGCCGTGGCGCAACAACTCGACTTGGCGAACCTGCCGAAGCACTACGACACGCTCGGCGCAAGTTCATTGACGCTGAACTACACCCCTTGGTACATCCATCAGTGGGGGATCGAGGGACCCGATGGGTCAGGGGTGACTGGCGGTGGCCCTAATGTATGGCCGGCGGGAGCGGACGGCAAGCCGTCCGGCGGTGGTAAGGAAACTTGCTGCAGTGACATCCCTACAGCATGGCAGCCGGATCTGAGGCTGACGGTGCGCTGGCTGGTTGACAAGAAGCAAGACGGTAAGACACCGGGGTATTGGTACAAGGCGGAAAATGTTCGGATACCGAAATATGGGCGCGTGATGGGCGGCTTGTGGGCCGTGTTCCTGCCGGGTGACCGCGTCCGCATCATGGTGGCTGATGGCCAGAGAGGCGATGCCAACGATCCGGGAATACGCCCCCCGGACAATGATCCGTACATCGCACATGGGGCGGTGGATCAGGAATGGAATCGGTTATACCGTGACGGAGGAAACGCGCAATGA
- a CDS encoding T6SS phospholipase effector Tle1-like catalytic domain-containing protein, whose translation MSVKWADPVPQGGRVAGSVTALRKGRALVCDALMSCPQTLHITLFFDGTNNNDVQTNPLRDSLARTHSNVARLYNAAQDKNEEGIFAFYIPGVGTPFKEIGELTYSTDGKSMAKGFGSRCVWGYTRVLNAIYKAIATDKTRILIPDDKANDICAAVADGHKLPLVGCTDRLGLAHKQAVDEGRYPQTVKQIWINVIGFSRGAASARVFVNKLMNEWARNGRIGYQTGKYALNYKVNFVGLFDTVASVGPPDSTRATVDFGAFDGHFAFADDGRLNIPKDVRFCYHAFSVHEQRMSFPLDSIRNGDSYDGGIREEVAYPGVHSDVGGGYAPNEQGKGGATSKANDDSHKLSQIPLHDMYLKAASYGVPLVDSDSISKRADLVADFALAPSLIDAFNAWRKTVENVSSVEDALKAGLGQMLAWRTLRADIGNPQRYVTGQPFFKRAHEDQMTPHKVQQALPKAAENDATMKKLQSQYDLLRANAMTSSIGGYASYMNSTPQAKVIREAMDRRNEQLAGAVAHPGVNKPKPARPGEGPLDVATNDQTDLRQGAEEMRLLLGHLYPDQCERWQVKRTEHRPVVIPGGEMIKVPPTLVVAHDQPGSDSPCVTLAYSGILLNSTWSTIVQHYRVQDDVMAAPLPGVESFLRQHTSPDAVNKLPAAAITLFDDYVHDSRCWFRIPYFHEYAPGGYGFPRVIFAGGDNRKAYLGLASNASQLDLGTGQTQAGWA comes from the coding sequence ATGAGCGTCAAATGGGCCGACCCGGTGCCTCAGGGAGGGCGTGTGGCGGGCAGTGTCACGGCGTTGAGAAAAGGGCGCGCGCTGGTGTGCGATGCTTTGATGTCCTGCCCCCAGACGCTCCACATCACACTGTTCTTTGACGGCACGAACAATAACGACGTGCAGACCAATCCGTTGCGGGATTCGCTCGCACGCACGCATAGCAACGTTGCTCGACTCTACAACGCAGCACAGGATAAGAACGAAGAGGGGATTTTCGCATTCTACATTCCCGGCGTCGGTACTCCGTTTAAAGAGATTGGCGAGCTGACGTACTCGACTGATGGTAAGTCGATGGCAAAGGGTTTCGGCAGTCGTTGCGTGTGGGGCTATACAAGGGTACTGAATGCCATTTACAAGGCCATTGCTACGGACAAAACCCGGATCCTGATTCCGGATGACAAAGCCAACGACATTTGCGCAGCCGTAGCCGATGGCCACAAACTCCCGCTGGTCGGCTGCACCGATCGACTGGGTCTCGCCCACAAGCAGGCCGTCGATGAGGGACGATATCCGCAGACGGTCAAGCAGATCTGGATCAACGTGATCGGCTTCTCCCGCGGGGCGGCATCCGCGCGCGTGTTCGTGAACAAGCTGATGAATGAATGGGCGCGGAATGGGCGGATTGGCTACCAGACTGGCAAGTATGCACTGAACTACAAGGTCAACTTCGTCGGTCTTTTCGATACGGTTGCCTCTGTCGGACCACCCGACTCGACGCGCGCAACCGTGGACTTCGGCGCATTCGACGGACACTTCGCATTCGCTGACGACGGGAGGCTTAATATCCCGAAGGATGTGCGATTTTGTTATCACGCGTTCTCAGTACATGAGCAACGCATGAGTTTCCCGCTTGACTCGATCCGCAACGGGGACAGCTACGATGGCGGCATTCGTGAAGAGGTGGCCTATCCAGGCGTCCATTCGGACGTGGGTGGCGGTTACGCCCCGAACGAACAGGGCAAAGGAGGCGCCACGTCGAAAGCGAATGACGACAGCCACAAGCTAAGTCAGATCCCGCTGCACGATATGTACCTGAAGGCGGCCTCGTATGGTGTGCCGCTGGTGGATAGTGATTCGATAAGCAAACGCGCAGATCTGGTTGCCGACTTCGCGCTGGCCCCGTCACTGATTGATGCGTTCAATGCGTGGCGCAAGACCGTCGAGAATGTTAGCAGCGTAGAAGACGCGCTGAAGGCCGGACTAGGTCAGATGTTGGCATGGCGAACGCTGCGTGCGGATATCGGCAATCCGCAGCGCTATGTCACCGGACAGCCATTCTTCAAGCGCGCCCACGAAGACCAGATGACGCCGCACAAGGTTCAGCAGGCGCTCCCGAAGGCGGCAGAGAACGATGCGACGATGAAGAAACTGCAGTCGCAATACGATCTCCTCCGGGCAAATGCTATGACATCGTCGATCGGCGGATACGCGTCGTACATGAACTCGACACCACAGGCGAAGGTGATTCGCGAGGCAATGGATCGGCGCAACGAACAACTGGCCGGCGCGGTGGCTCATCCCGGGGTCAATAAGCCCAAGCCTGCGCGTCCGGGGGAAGGACCGCTGGATGTTGCGACCAATGATCAGACCGACCTGCGGCAGGGCGCGGAAGAAATGCGGCTGCTTCTGGGGCACCTGTATCCAGACCAGTGCGAACGGTGGCAGGTGAAGCGCACGGAACATCGTCCGGTGGTGATTCCCGGCGGCGAAATGATCAAGGTGCCGCCAACTCTTGTTGTCGCGCACGATCAACCGGGGAGCGACTCTCCCTGCGTCACACTTGCGTATAGCGGAATATTGCTCAACTCGACCTGGTCGACGATTGTGCAACATTATCGAGTGCAGGACGACGTGATGGCTGCGCCATTGCCTGGCGTGGAATCATTCCTGCGCCAGCATACGTCGCCCGACGCCGTGAACAAGTTGCCCGCGGCCGCCATTACCCTGTTTGACGACTACGTGCACGACAGCCGCTGCTGGTTCCGGATACCGTATTTCCATGAATATGCACCCGGGGGATATGGTTTCCCGCGAGTCATATTTGCAGGCGGGGACAATCGCAAGGCCTATCTCGGCCTCGCATCAAACGCTTCGCAACTGGACCTCGGCACTGGCCAAACCCAAGCCGGCTGGGCGTGA
- a CDS encoding YraN family protein, with protein sequence MCHAAPAAPASGRGLPHGGGNFSGAAGSRSVGATFEQRARQFLERRGLAFVAANVTMRGGELDLVMRTPDGTLVFVEVRARRSTRHGGAAASVGWRKRRRLVKAALHFWVRHGKGAACRFDVVAFEAGRLEWLHDAFRADDV encoded by the coding sequence TTGTGCCACGCGGCGCCGGCCGCGCCGGCTAGCGGGCGCGGTTTGCCGCACGGCGGCGGCAACTTTTCCGGCGCGGCGGGATCCAGATCGGTGGGCGCGACGTTCGAGCAGCGCGCGCGGCAGTTCCTTGAACGCCGCGGTCTCGCGTTCGTCGCGGCCAACGTGACGATGCGCGGCGGCGAGCTCGATCTCGTGATGCGCACGCCCGACGGCACGCTCGTGTTCGTCGAGGTGCGCGCGCGGCGCAGCACTCGGCACGGCGGCGCGGCCGCGAGCGTCGGCTGGCGCAAGCGGCGTCGTCTGGTCAAGGCCGCGCTTCATTTCTGGGTGCGGCACGGCAAGGGCGCCGCGTGCCGTTTCGACGTCGTCGCGTTCGAGGCCGGCCGGCTCGAGTGGCTGCATGACGCATTTCGTGCCGACGATGTGTAG
- a CDS encoding BON domain-containing protein yields MNKSRVKQTLVRTTLLAALTAGLAMSLQGCVLGVLGAAAGGGALIATDRRTLGAQTEDREIQVKSLTQINNGLPDQSHVNVTVFNRRVLLTGEVPNDASKQRAEEIVRGINNVSAIVNELSVEPASSLSSRANDSYLEGRVKSELIATKGLSANYYKVVSERGNIYLLGLVTVDEGNRGAAAASQVPGVEKVVKVFQYIKPQDAQALQAASPSTASDAQAAAAPADAATVGAVPDASVQSAPLQPPAPISNSSSVHPGNPKATPQ; encoded by the coding sequence ATGAATAAAAGCCGCGTCAAACAGACGCTCGTCAGAACCACGTTGCTCGCCGCGCTGACGGCGGGCCTCGCGATGTCGCTGCAGGGCTGCGTGCTCGGCGTGCTGGGTGCGGCGGCAGGCGGCGGCGCGCTGATCGCGACCGATCGCCGTACGCTCGGCGCGCAGACCGAGGATCGCGAGATCCAGGTCAAGTCGCTCACCCAGATCAACAACGGGCTGCCGGACCAGTCGCACGTGAACGTCACGGTGTTCAACCGCCGCGTGCTGCTGACGGGTGAAGTGCCGAACGACGCATCGAAGCAGCGCGCCGAGGAAATCGTGCGCGGCATCAACAACGTGAGCGCGATCGTCAACGAGCTGTCGGTCGAGCCGGCATCGTCGCTGTCGTCGCGCGCGAACGACTCGTACCTCGAAGGGCGCGTGAAGTCCGAGCTGATCGCGACGAAGGGGCTGTCGGCGAACTACTACAAGGTCGTCAGCGAGCGCGGCAACATCTACCTGCTGGGTCTCGTGACGGTCGACGAAGGCAACCGCGGCGCGGCTGCGGCGAGCCAGGTGCCGGGCGTCGAGAAGGTCGTGAAGGTATTCCAGTACATCAAGCCGCAGGACGCGCAGGCGTTGCAGGCTGCGTCGCCGAGCACTGCGTCCGACGCGCAGGCCGCCGCCGCGCCCGCGGATGCCGCGACGGTCGGTGCGGTGCCCGATGCATCGGTGCAGTCCGCCCCGCTGCAACCGCCCGCGCCGATCTCGAATTCGTCGAGCGTGCATCCGGGCAACCCGAAGGCAACGCCGCAATGA
- a CDS encoding DUF4123 domain-containing protein has translation MELQTTSPPARLMGLIDAAVCPPKVVPLLERSGVPFRSVFAGLPEEELGPASLFLVPVSDTDADWFAELDQLDLQSPCLSLIWSRVEMDALVTHLQAFLFADIGDNMTAMVRFFDPRNTGVVFDAWGEQVRAMFMSPIEQWMYRGRHKAWQRIRNDSTSSARICRSVMVQFEQADIDVLTAHTEPDEILAALIESGDANGDRPYFDRFDDFIPRYHRAVEWGISEPGDRLVFCQYTYLYGMDFDQHRFVHDLLARRQQTHELFGVAIARVPMNVWAEIEILTARDTGPAPQSVTL, from the coding sequence ATGGAACTACAGACTACCTCCCCGCCAGCGCGCCTGATGGGGTTGATCGACGCGGCGGTATGTCCGCCGAAGGTCGTGCCTTTACTCGAACGCTCCGGCGTACCGTTCCGCTCCGTTTTCGCCGGGCTGCCCGAAGAAGAGCTCGGACCCGCTTCGCTGTTCTTGGTGCCGGTGAGCGACACGGATGCGGACTGGTTTGCGGAGCTCGATCAACTCGACCTTCAAAGTCCCTGTCTGTCGTTGATCTGGAGCCGGGTCGAAATGGATGCGCTCGTCACGCACCTGCAAGCGTTCCTGTTTGCGGACATTGGCGACAACATGACCGCTATGGTCCGGTTCTTTGACCCGCGTAACACCGGGGTGGTCTTTGACGCATGGGGCGAGCAGGTTCGCGCCATGTTCATGAGCCCGATCGAGCAGTGGATGTATCGGGGGCGCCACAAGGCGTGGCAGCGCATCCGAAACGATTCGACATCGAGCGCGCGGATATGCCGCTCCGTCATGGTCCAGTTCGAGCAGGCTGATATTGACGTTCTTACGGCACACACGGAGCCGGACGAGATTCTTGCGGCACTGATCGAGTCTGGTGATGCCAACGGCGATCGCCCCTATTTCGATCGGTTTGACGACTTCATTCCCCGATACCACCGCGCGGTGGAATGGGGAATCAGTGAGCCGGGGGATCGCCTGGTTTTCTGCCAGTACACCTACCTGTACGGCATGGATTTTGATCAGCATCGGTTTGTCCATGATCTGCTGGCTCGGCGTCAGCAGACACACGAATTGTTCGGCGTCGCCATCGCCCGGGTCCCGATGAATGTCTGGGCAGAGATTGAGATACTGACGGCGCGCGACACGGGGCCCGCGCCGCAGTCAGTCACGCTATAA
- a CDS encoding type VI secretion system Vgr family protein → MDAQDIVRAVQGGLLQQDRLLKLDTPLGDSVLLPQRTVGWSRLGRHFDFTVDVLSTRSDLKLKKLIGQPVTLWIQQADQSYLPRNGYVYAVRRLGSEGGLTSYQICFASWMHFLKFRRDQRIWQDKPVDEILRDVFNAHSPAKGRFDFALSKPLPPRSYCTQYEDDWNFVHRLMEEEGLFGIWKQADDGKSHTLTITDHLDTCDPLAARSVQFSRYGTNSEVDALVHWSGLRTLHSAILTTRTFDYKYPAPLANPKGTNIPTVSQELPEQLEMYEYTGPYTYLDQERGDHLSKVRMEEWESRAKRFYGAGGLRGVDAGRWFELTGHPEHDRESGERSEFAVIEVAWLIENNLPGSSHHGDLPHSLTGRLAEAKANFGGQPASGSTHFDGSEGFFLVEIEAQRKSVPFRSPFEHRKPVMQMQTATVVGPQGRRIYTDELGRVKVQFHWDRIGQRDERSSCWVRVSHPWAGEGFGMIHVPRIGDEVVVSFLDGAPDRPIITGRVPNGTNFVQWKLPDNQTLSGLRSRDLEGTAANQVVADDTPGKLQVQVSSDHEQSRLVVGYNTRIDGNAGRAEARGTGWELATDSWGVLRANRGMLVTTETRAGATAAAKDMSETVDRLGKAQQLHDALTKIAQQSEAQDADGHQADLVNTIAAQNEQIRGSGASGSNTFPELSEPHLVIDGKAGVEITTPATVHVASQQAAITTEGHIGIASGRSFFATVRDTLRLFAQTGPMHLVSAAGDIVLNALTKSIVARAQKQILLESEEILLRAHKFRVEVNGSFLNMDASGVVSGTTGKFTAFAATHDLPGPKDQMVDLSPKKICVECMLKAARGGAALVPR, encoded by the coding sequence ATGGATGCGCAAGACATCGTGAGGGCGGTTCAAGGGGGGCTGCTTCAGCAAGACCGCCTGCTGAAACTGGATACCCCGCTCGGGGACAGTGTATTGCTCCCTCAACGCACTGTCGGCTGGTCCCGGCTCGGCCGGCATTTCGACTTCACAGTCGATGTCCTGTCAACGCGCAGCGACCTCAAGCTGAAAAAACTGATCGGGCAACCCGTTACGCTGTGGATCCAGCAGGCAGATCAGTCCTATCTTCCCCGAAACGGTTACGTCTATGCCGTGCGAAGACTGGGATCGGAAGGGGGCTTGACCAGTTACCAGATCTGTTTTGCGTCATGGATGCATTTCCTGAAGTTTCGCCGTGATCAGCGCATCTGGCAGGACAAGCCCGTCGACGAAATCCTCAGGGACGTGTTCAACGCGCATTCGCCCGCGAAAGGCCGATTCGATTTTGCACTCTCAAAACCGCTTCCGCCCCGATCGTACTGTACGCAGTATGAGGACGATTGGAATTTCGTCCACCGGTTGATGGAAGAAGAAGGCCTGTTCGGCATCTGGAAGCAGGCCGACGACGGCAAATCCCATACCCTGACCATCACGGATCACCTGGATACGTGCGATCCGCTCGCCGCGCGATCAGTTCAATTCTCGAGATACGGCACGAACAGCGAGGTCGATGCGTTGGTTCACTGGTCCGGCCTGCGAACCCTCCATAGCGCCATCCTGACCACGCGAACATTCGACTATAAGTATCCCGCGCCGCTCGCCAATCCGAAGGGCACCAATATTCCGACGGTGTCGCAGGAGTTGCCGGAACAGTTGGAGATGTATGAGTACACCGGCCCCTATACTTATCTCGATCAGGAACGTGGCGATCACCTTTCCAAGGTGCGCATGGAGGAATGGGAATCACGCGCAAAGCGGTTTTATGGCGCGGGCGGGTTGCGTGGCGTCGACGCCGGGCGGTGGTTTGAGCTCACCGGGCACCCGGAACACGACCGCGAGTCAGGTGAGCGCAGCGAATTCGCCGTCATCGAAGTAGCCTGGCTGATCGAGAACAACTTGCCGGGATCGAGCCATCACGGCGATCTACCGCATAGTCTGACTGGGAGATTGGCTGAGGCGAAAGCAAACTTCGGAGGGCAGCCGGCCTCCGGCTCCACGCATTTCGATGGCTCCGAGGGCTTCTTCCTCGTCGAGATCGAAGCGCAGCGCAAATCCGTGCCCTTCCGCAGCCCGTTCGAACACCGTAAGCCCGTCATGCAGATGCAGACGGCGACCGTGGTTGGTCCGCAAGGTCGACGCATTTATACCGACGAACTCGGCCGCGTCAAGGTGCAGTTTCACTGGGATCGGATCGGGCAACGCGACGAGCGCAGTTCCTGTTGGGTCCGCGTGAGCCATCCATGGGCGGGCGAGGGATTTGGGATGATCCATGTCCCTCGCATTGGTGACGAAGTTGTCGTGTCATTCCTGGATGGCGCGCCGGACCGCCCGATCATTACCGGGCGCGTGCCGAACGGCACCAACTTTGTGCAGTGGAAGCTCCCGGATAACCAGACGCTATCAGGTCTGCGCTCTCGTGACCTCGAGGGCACGGCGGCAAATCAGGTCGTGGCCGACGACACGCCGGGGAAACTGCAGGTACAAGTTTCGAGCGACCACGAGCAGTCGCGCCTTGTCGTCGGGTACAACACTCGCATTGACGGCAACGCGGGGCGAGCCGAAGCGCGCGGTACCGGCTGGGAACTGGCAACGGATTCCTGGGGCGTATTGCGCGCCAATCGCGGCATGCTGGTGACGACCGAGACGCGCGCGGGCGCGACCGCGGCGGCGAAAGACATGAGCGAGACTGTCGATCGACTCGGGAAAGCGCAGCAACTGCATGATGCACTCACGAAGATCGCGCAGCAGAGCGAGGCACAGGATGCTGACGGCCATCAGGCCGATCTCGTCAACACCATTGCGGCACAGAACGAACAAATTCGCGGCTCTGGCGCGAGCGGCAGCAACACGTTCCCGGAGTTGTCGGAGCCGCACTTGGTGATCGACGGCAAGGCCGGCGTCGAGATCACAACGCCAGCGACCGTGCATGTGGCGTCCCAGCAGGCCGCGATCACGACGGAAGGCCATATTGGTATTGCCAGTGGCCGCAGCTTCTTCGCGACGGTGCGCGACACCCTTCGCCTGTTCGCGCAGACCGGCCCGATGCACTTGGTGTCGGCGGCAGGCGACATCGTATTGAACGCGCTGACGAAGTCCATCGTGGCGCGGGCGCAGAAGCAGATCCTGCTGGAAAGCGAGGAGATCCTGCTGCGGGCGCACAAATTCCGCGTCGAGGTCAACGGCAGTTTCTTGAACATGGACGCGAGCGGCGTGGTGAGCGGCACAACGGGCAAATTTACTGCGTTTGCGGCGACGCACGACCTGCCGGGCCCGAAGGACCAGATGGTTGATCTGTCGCCGAAGAAGATCTGTGTCGAATGCATGCTTAAGGCGGCCCGGGGCGGAGCAGCCCTGGTGCCCCGTTAA
- a CDS encoding MBL fold metallo-hydrolase — protein MKVTLIPVTPFQQNCSLVVCEKTGRAAVVDPGGDLERIEEEIARQNVQLEKVLLTHGHIDHCGGAKALATHYGVPIVGPQEDERFWIEQLPTQSQRFGFPAAETFEPDHWLNDGDTVQVGDETLEVYHCPGHTPGHVVFFSRAHHVAIVGDVLFAGSIGRTDFPRGNHADLVRSIKEKLWPLGDDVTFVPGHGPVSTFGDERRTNPFVSDKVFG, from the coding sequence ATGAAAGTCACGCTCATTCCGGTCACGCCGTTCCAGCAGAACTGCTCGCTGGTCGTCTGCGAAAAGACCGGCCGCGCCGCCGTCGTCGATCCGGGCGGCGATCTCGAACGGATCGAAGAGGAGATCGCGCGGCAGAACGTGCAGCTCGAGAAGGTGCTGCTCACGCACGGCCACATCGATCATTGCGGAGGCGCGAAGGCGCTCGCGACGCACTACGGCGTGCCGATCGTCGGGCCTCAGGAAGACGAGCGCTTCTGGATCGAGCAGCTGCCGACGCAGAGCCAGCGCTTCGGCTTCCCGGCCGCCGAAACGTTCGAGCCGGACCACTGGCTGAACGACGGCGACACCGTGCAGGTCGGCGACGAGACGCTCGAGGTCTATCACTGCCCGGGCCACACGCCCGGCCACGTCGTGTTCTTCAGCCGCGCGCATCACGTCGCGATCGTCGGCGACGTGCTGTTCGCCGGCTCGATCGGCCGCACCGATTTCCCGCGCGGCAACCATGCGGACCTCGTGCGCTCGATCAAGGAGAAGCTGTGGCCGCTCGGCGACGACGTCACGTTCGTCCCGGGCCACGGCCCGGTGTCGACCTTCGGCGACGAACGCCGCACGAATCCGTTCGTGTCCGACAAGGTATTCGGATGA
- a CDS encoding septal ring lytic transglycosylase RlpA family protein, translating to MNLRFPTRFGTIALFFALTGCAVPSSQTTGSINQKSAVSKTAAAAKADDDKQQLSFDSALASMPAADSKDAKKSSLADAEPIDGKDVSDFRQTGRASWYGRDFHGRRTANGERFNMNALTAAHRTLPLSSYIKVTNSSTGKWVVVKVNDRGPYKRGRVLDLSYAAARMIGLVHSGTGRVKIEGLSPQEAREARDEMLASLSTK from the coding sequence ATGAATTTACGTTTTCCGACTCGATTCGGGACCATTGCATTATTTTTCGCGCTGACGGGCTGTGCGGTGCCATCCAGCCAGACGACCGGCAGCATCAACCAGAAGAGCGCGGTCAGCAAGACGGCCGCGGCCGCCAAGGCGGACGACGACAAGCAGCAACTGAGTTTCGATTCCGCGCTGGCATCGATGCCAGCTGCCGACAGCAAGGACGCGAAGAAGTCGTCGCTGGCGGACGCCGAGCCGATCGACGGCAAGGACGTGTCCGACTTCCGCCAGACGGGCCGGGCATCGTGGTATGGCCGGGATTTCCACGGCCGGCGCACCGCGAACGGCGAGCGCTTCAACATGAACGCGCTGACCGCCGCGCACCGCACGCTGCCGCTGTCCTCGTACATCAAGGTGACGAATTCGTCGACCGGCAAGTGGGTCGTCGTGAAGGTCAACGATCGCGGGCCGTACAAGCGCGGCCGCGTGCTCGACCTGTCGTATGCAGCTGCCAGGATGATCGGTCTCGTGCACTCCGGCACGGGTCGCGTGAAGATCGAAGGGCTGTCGCCGCAGGAAGCGCGCGAGGCACGCGACGAAATGCTCGCGTCGCTATCGACGAAGTAA
- the rsmI gene encoding 16S rRNA (cytidine(1402)-2'-O)-methyltransferase, with protein MTALLELAQTQHYPNAALYVVATPIGNTADITLRALHVLGLADRIAAEDTRNTGQLLARYGISKPLVAVHEHNEREAALRVIELLRAGERVAYVSDAGTPGISDPGARLVDAVRAAGFPVIPLPGASAAVTALSVAGDWAGAFTFAGFLPPKAKQRANALQALARHPYALVFYEAPHRIADTVTALADAFGPARRLLIARELTKLHEQLFQGTLAEGQSWLDGDANRQRGEFVLVVEGAPADSGEADDTAHDALLKLLLEEVPVKSAAKLAAALTGASRNTLYARALALKEGSKED; from the coding sequence ATGACTGCCCTCCTCGAACTCGCGCAAACGCAGCACTACCCGAACGCCGCGCTCTACGTGGTCGCGACGCCGATCGGCAACACCGCCGACATCACGCTGCGCGCGCTGCACGTGCTCGGCCTCGCCGACCGCATCGCGGCCGAAGACACCCGCAACACCGGCCAGCTGCTGGCCCGCTACGGAATCTCGAAACCGCTCGTCGCCGTGCACGAGCACAACGAACGCGAAGCGGCGCTGCGCGTGATCGAACTGCTGCGTGCCGGCGAACGCGTCGCGTACGTGTCGGACGCCGGCACGCCCGGCATTTCGGACCCCGGCGCGCGGCTCGTCGACGCCGTGCGCGCGGCCGGCTTCCCGGTGATTCCGCTGCCGGGCGCGAGCGCGGCCGTGACCGCGCTGAGCGTGGCGGGCGACTGGGCCGGCGCGTTCACGTTCGCGGGCTTCCTGCCGCCGAAGGCGAAGCAGCGTGCGAACGCGCTGCAGGCGCTCGCGCGGCACCCGTACGCGCTGGTGTTCTATGAAGCGCCGCACCGGATCGCCGACACCGTCACCGCCCTCGCCGACGCGTTCGGCCCCGCGCGCCGGCTGCTGATCGCGCGCGAGCTCACCAAGCTACACGAGCAACTGTTCCAGGGCACCCTGGCCGAAGGACAGAGCTGGCTCGATGGCGATGCGAACCGGCAGCGCGGCGAGTTCGTGCTGGTCGTCGAAGGCGCGCCGGCCGACAGCGGCGAAGCCGACGACACCGCGCACGACGCGCTGCTCAAGCTGCTGCTGGAAGAAGTGCCGGTGAAGAGCGCGGCGAAGCTCGCGGCCGCGCTGACGGGCGCGTCGCGCAACACGCTGTATGCACGCGCGCTCGCGCTGAAGGAAGGCTCGAAGGAAGACTGA
- a CDS encoding c-type cytochrome → MKSMQIRIRQWFVQGAVAAALATGALGTAHADVGDGLKVARSNACMGCHAVDRKLVGPSFKDIAARYKSDPQAVAKLSKKVKDGGSGVWGAIPMPAHPRLSDADLRSVVEWVLAGAPSK, encoded by the coding sequence ATGAAGTCGATGCAAATCAGAATCAGGCAGTGGTTCGTGCAGGGCGCCGTGGCCGCGGCGCTCGCAACTGGTGCGCTCGGCACCGCGCACGCGGACGTCGGCGATGGCCTGAAGGTCGCGCGCAGCAATGCGTGCATGGGCTGCCACGCGGTGGACCGCAAGCTCGTCGGCCCGTCGTTCAAGGACATCGCCGCCCGCTACAAGTCCGATCCGCAGGCCGTTGCGAAGTTGTCGAAGAAGGTGAAGGACGGCGGCTCCGGCGTCTGGGGCGCGATTCCGATGCCGGCGCACCCGCGCCTGAGCGACGCGGATCTGCGTTCCGTGGTCGAATGGGTGCTGGCCGGCGCGCCGTCGAAGTGA
- a CDS encoding SIS domain-containing protein, protein MSVERIQQHFRDSAALHAEAADVLSLPIAAAVDAMFAALANGNKIVACGDGLSAAAAHYLAVSLVGGFERERPGLPAIALATDASQGGLTGAAAADQLFAQQVRVLGQTGDILLVLDASGASPRVLAAIDEAHEREMTVVALTGGDGHAVAAALSDTDIPISVPASRAAHVHEVHLLTIHCLCDGIDAMLLGED, encoded by the coding sequence ATGTCAGTCGAACGTATTCAGCAACATTTTCGCGACAGCGCCGCGCTTCACGCCGAAGCGGCCGATGTGCTGTCGCTGCCGATCGCAGCCGCGGTCGACGCGATGTTCGCCGCGCTGGCGAACGGCAACAAGATCGTTGCATGCGGTGACGGCCTGTCGGCCGCCGCCGCGCACTACCTCGCCGTGTCGCTCGTCGGCGGCTTCGAGCGCGAGCGTCCGGGCCTGCCCGCGATCGCGCTGGCCACCGATGCGTCGCAGGGCGGCCTCACCGGCGCAGCCGCTGCCGATCAGCTGTTCGCGCAGCAGGTGCGCGTGCTCGGGCAGACCGGCGACATTCTGCTGGTGCTCGACGCGAGCGGCGCGTCGCCGCGCGTGCTGGCCGCGATCGACGAGGCGCACGAGCGCGAGATGACCGTCGTCGCGCTGACGGGCGGCGACGGCCACGCCGTCGCGGCCGCGCTGTCCGATACCGATATTCCAATCAGCGTGCCCGCCTCGCGTGCGGCGCACGTCCACGAAGTCCATCTGCTGACCATCCACTGCCTGTGCGACGGCATCGACGCGATGCTGCTGGGTGAGGATTGA